One Syngnathus acus chromosome 13, fSynAcu1.2, whole genome shotgun sequence genomic window carries:
- the thap12b gene encoding THAP domain containing 12b: MPNFCAAPNCTRKSTQSDLAFFRFPRDPGRCRIWVENCRRADLEAKTADQLNKHYRLCAKHFDPALVYKTSPYRTVLKDTAIPTIFDLTSHLTNPRVKHRKQIKELTEEDLRRIKERRLASSAEKSQKDAAAEEPIPDEPQMSAEEKQLRDYLRSLFEVILMLAKQCIPLETFKGLDGDDAPNNFQALLEYRMHAGDEALRKRFEATAVNSEFLTSAQLCQLLDVCENTVREEVLMEAREGRFFSLVTDDLVDFGGDKHLPLFLRFVNQHNVLREEFLDFVPFDGDEQALVERLEAQLTDRWGLVMEDCRGQAHKVTGASATKMKAVAVHLVEKYPLALYMPCSRMALNIHLANSLPFPNVQVLMETLRRLASFFKSAATHAVLTARISAHYQKSDEKVAALHQACGHGWTERHNVFDVLLDILPPLIACLDVIHKNADGAFESEVAVDAYSLAETLADFEMVMTAVVLKSVLTFTRAFGRNLQGETLDAFCAANSLTAVMHSLVEVNDNIDVYHEFWYEEATNMATSMEIPVRVPRLFVQRQRAADMGEIQAEAYFREYVTLPVIQSVMQEVEEMFSEVNLKVLKCLSLVPAIMGQMKFNTSEENSADAYRADLPRPETLAAELHCWRIKWKHRGKEVRLPTTIHETLQLPDIKFFPNVNAFLKVLSTLPVLRMEEQQSATAGERLRAYLDAVPAKLWNRSLAVLNVNGHVKPDLDVMVDKYCRLYPEDEPEMEAEPEEETAAAK; this comes from the exons ATGCCGAATTTTTGCGCGGCCCCAAACTGCACACGGAAGAGCACACAGTCggatttggctttttttcgctttccaagaGACCCTGGAAG atgTCGAATTTGGGTAGAAAACTGTCGCAGAGCGGATTTGGAGGCCAAAACGGCCGATCAGTTAAACAAACATTACCGATTGTGTGCCAAACATTTCGACCCGGCCCTGGTGTACAAAACA AGCCCTTACAGGACGGTGCTGAAGGATACGGCCATTCCCACCATCTTCGATCTGACCAGCCACTTGACCAATCCTCGCGTCAAACACCGCAAGCAGATCAAAGAACTT ACGGAGGAGGACCTAAGAAGAATCAAGGAACGAAGAT TGGCATCATCTGCTGAAAAGTCCCAAAAAGACGCGGCCGCCGAAGAGCCGATCCCAGATGAACCGCAGATGTCTGCAGAGGAGAAGCAGCTGCGTGATTACCTGCGCTCCCTGTTTGAAGTGATCCTGATGCTGGCCAAACAGTGCATCCCCTTGGAGACCTTCAAAGGCCTGGACGGCGACGACGCGCCCAACAACTTCCAGGCGCTGTTGGAGTATCGCATGCACGCCGGCGACGAGGCCCTGAGGAAGCGCTTCGAAGCCACGGCTGTGAACAGCGAGTTCCTCACCTCGGCGCAGCTCTGCCAACTGCTGGATGTGTGCGAGAACACGGTGCGAGAAGAGGTGTTGATGGAGGCCAGGGAGGGACGTTTCTTCTCGCTGGTCACCGACGACTTGGTGGACTTTGGCGGCGACAAGCACCTGCCGCTCTTCCTTCGCTTCGTCAACCAGCACAACGTCCTGCGCGAAGAGTTTTTGGACTTTGTGCCGTTCGACGGCGACGAGCAGGCGCTGGTGGAGCGTCTGGAGGCGCAGCTGACTGATCGCTGGGGGCTCGTTATGGAGGATTGCCGCGGGCAGGCGCACAAGGTGACCGGGGCGTCGGCCACCAAGATGAAGGCGGTGGCTGTGCACCTGGTGGAGAAGTACCCGTTGGCCCTCTACATGCCCTGCTCACGCATGGCGCTCAACATCCACCTGGCCAACAGTCTGCCCTTCCCCAACGTGCAGGTGCTCATGGAGACACTCAGGAGGTTGGCTTCCTTCTTCAAGAGCGCTGCGACGCATGCCGTGCTGACCGCCCGCATCTCGGCTCACTACCAGAAAAGCGACGAAAAGGTGGCGGCGCTCCATCAGGCCTGCGGCCACGGCTGGACCGAGCGACACAACGTCTTCGACGTGCTCCTCGACATCCTGCCGCCGCTCATCGCCTGCTTGGACGTCATCCACAAGAATGCCGACGGCGCCTTCGAAAGCGAGGTGGCGGTCGACGCGTACTCCCTCGCCGAGACCCTGGCAGACTTTGAGATGGTGATGACCGCCGTGGTCCTGAAAAGCGTCCTCACCTTCACGCGGGCGTTCGGCCGGAACCTCCAAGGCGAGACTCTGGACGCCTTCTGCGCCGCAAACAGCCTGACGGCCGTGATGCACTCGCTCGTGGAGGTCAACGACAACATCGACGTGTACCACGAGTTCTGGTACGAGGAGGCGACAAACATGGCCACCTCCATGGAGATCCCGGTGCGCGTGCCCAGGCTCTTTGTTCAGCGGCAGCGCGCCGCCGACATGGGCGAGATCCAGGCGGAGGCCTACTTCCGCGAGTACGTCACGCTGCCCGTCATCCAGAGCGTCATGCAGGAAGTGGAGGAAATGTTCTCCGAGGTCAACCTCAAAGTCCTCAAGTGCCTGTCGCTGGTGCCCGCCATCATGGGCCAGATGAAGTTCAACACCAGCGAGGAGAACTCGGCCGACGCCTACCGCGCTGACCTGCCCAGACCCGAGACGCTGGCGGCCGAGCTCCACTGCTGGCGCATTAAGTGGAAGCACCGCGGCAAGGAGGTGCGCCTGCCCACCACCATCCACGAGACCCTGCAGCTGCCCGACATCAAGTTTTTCCCCAACGTCAACGCTTTCCTCAAGGTGCTCTCCACGCTCCCCGTGCTTCGGATGGAAGAGCAGCAGAGCGCCACCGCCGGCGAGCGGCTGCGGGCGTACCTGGACGCCGTGCCCGCCAAGCTCTGGAACCGCAGCCTCGCCGTGCTCAACGTCAACGGCCACGTCAAGCCCGACCTGGACGTCATGGTGGACAAATACTGCAGACTCTACCCCGAGGACGAGCCTGAGATGGAGGCGGAGCCTGAGGAGGAGACGGCGGCCGCCAAATGA
- the map6b gene encoding microtubule-associated protein 6 homolog isoform X2 codes for MAWPCITRACCINRFWSELDKADIAVPLVFTKYSDVQHKQPRGAAAESQPEAAKAPPASAGPDASSSVMRQDFKAWKVRPEPSCKPRNEYQPVAGPFNPVTQYQKDYKAWPIPKKHDHPWIPKADAPTTTAAAAGKVERVAAEMEIGVEKSEIEEKLQEKEAKEPAGRDRSVERKDLQEAPGGGKGRAAADALNRHIKETSTSSSSYRTEFKAYKDVKPVKAIKAACQYKPPAGKESSLETSYSATYRGEQVKAQPADNKLLERRRIRSLYSEPGKEPPKDGSEAESTSVLNLL; via the exons ATGGCGTGGCCGTGCATCACGCGGGCTTGCTGCATCAACCGCTTCTGGAGCGAGCTGGACAAGGCGGACATCGCCGTGCCGCTGGTCTTCACCAAATACTCCGACGTCCAGCATAAGCAGCCGAGGGGGGCCGCTGCGGAGAGCCAGCCGGAGGCCGCCAAGGCACCGCCCGCTTCCGCCGGCCCAGATGCCTCCTCCTCCGTCATGCGGCAAGACTTCAAAGCGTGGAAAGTACGCCCGGAGCCCAGCTGCAAACCCCGGAACGAGTACCAGCCAGTGGCCGGCCCCTTCAACCCGGTGACCCAGTACCAGAAGGACTACAAAGCCTGGCCTATCCCGAAGAAACACGACCACCCGTGGATCCCCAAAGCCGACGCCCCCACAACCACCGCCGCCGCGGCGGGCAAGGTGGAGCGAGTGGCCGCCGAGATGGAGATCGGCGTGGAGAAAAGCGAGATCGAGGAGAAGCTGCAAGAGAAGGAGGCGAAGGAGCCGGCCGGGAGGGACAGGTCCGTCGAGAGGAAAGACCTTCAAGAGGCGCCCGGCGGCGGCAAAGGCAGGGCGGCCGCCGACGCTCTCAACAGGCACATTAAGGAGACCAGCACTTCGAGCAGCAGCTACAG AACTGAATTCAAGGCCTACAAGGACGTGAAACCGGTCAAGGCCATCAAGGCGGCGTGCCAGTACAAACCTCCGGCCGGGAAGGAGAGCAGCCTGGAAACCAGCTACAGCGCCACTTACAGGGGCGAGCAGGTCAAGGCCCAGCCGGCTGACAACAAGCTGCTGGAGCGCAGGAGGATACGCAGCCTGTACAGCGAGCCCGGCAAGGAGCCGCCCAAG GACGGGTCAGAGGCTGAGAGCACCTCTGTTCTAAATCTGCTCTAG
- the map6b gene encoding microtubule-associated protein 6 homolog isoform X1 — translation MAWPCITRACCINRFWSELDKADIAVPLVFTKYSDVQHKQPRGAAAESQPEAAKAPPASAGPDASSSVMRQDFKAWKVRPEPSCKPRNEYQPVAGPFNPVTQYQKDYKAWPIPKKHDHPWIPKADAPTTTAAAAGKVERVAAEMEIGVEKSEIEEKLQEKEAKEPAGRDRSVERKDLQEAPGGGKGRAAADALNRHIKETSTSSSSYRTEFKAYKDVKPVKAIKAACQYKPPAGKESSLETSYSATYRGEQVKAQPADNKLLERRRIRSLYSEPGKEPPKTDKSATRIRPKKTTTGKSVKKAKESKEKKLLAASAKKKDDAAAAAAAEAGITKKNKEISNRLAEAKQ, via the exons ATGGCGTGGCCGTGCATCACGCGGGCTTGCTGCATCAACCGCTTCTGGAGCGAGCTGGACAAGGCGGACATCGCCGTGCCGCTGGTCTTCACCAAATACTCCGACGTCCAGCATAAGCAGCCGAGGGGGGCCGCTGCGGAGAGCCAGCCGGAGGCCGCCAAGGCACCGCCCGCTTCCGCCGGCCCAGATGCCTCCTCCTCCGTCATGCGGCAAGACTTCAAAGCGTGGAAAGTACGCCCGGAGCCCAGCTGCAAACCCCGGAACGAGTACCAGCCAGTGGCCGGCCCCTTCAACCCGGTGACCCAGTACCAGAAGGACTACAAAGCCTGGCCTATCCCGAAGAAACACGACCACCCGTGGATCCCCAAAGCCGACGCCCCCACAACCACCGCCGCCGCGGCGGGCAAGGTGGAGCGAGTGGCCGCCGAGATGGAGATCGGCGTGGAGAAAAGCGAGATCGAGGAGAAGCTGCAAGAGAAGGAGGCGAAGGAGCCGGCCGGGAGGGACAGGTCCGTCGAGAGGAAAGACCTTCAAGAGGCGCCCGGCGGCGGCAAAGGCAGGGCGGCCGCCGACGCTCTCAACAGGCACATTAAGGAGACCAGCACTTCGAGCAGCAGCTACAG AACTGAATTCAAGGCCTACAAGGACGTGAAACCGGTCAAGGCCATCAAGGCGGCGTGCCAGTACAAACCTCCGGCCGGGAAGGAGAGCAGCCTGGAAACCAGCTACAGCGCCACTTACAGGGGCGAGCAGGTCAAGGCCCAGCCGGCTGACAACAAGCTGCTGGAGCGCAGGAGGATACGCAGCCTGTACAGCGAGCCCGGCAAGGAGCCGCCCAAG acGGACAAATCGGCGACTCGCATCCGGCCAAAGAAAACGACCACGGGGAAGTCTGTGAAGAAGGCCAAGGAGAGCAAGGAGAAGAAGCTTCTGGCTGCTTCGGCCAAGAAGAAAGAcgatgcggcggcggcggcggcggcggaggcggGCATCACCAAGAAGAACAAAGAGATCAGCAATAGACTGGCCGAGGCTAAACAGTAA
- the zgc:112083 gene encoding histone H4 transcription factor has protein sequence MMTTKRLDQFEVVCEWASCGFRGRSMEELSDHMSAHLREYLGDKDTLEELDEYTCLWKGCPFVSMGSPAELEAHAYFHNYHTKLKFVGSQLLRSRPDLPACTHAVHSNNLLPECSDRHVCQWENCDSTFTNPEWFYRHVDNHIESAEPQSLSYQQQALYCRWSGCDAYFKIRYRLREHTRSHTQERLVACPTCGSMFYSNTKLFDHLHRQAQPVESLVCEHCGKAFSSERLLRDHVRQHVNQVKCPFCDMTCTTLAALKIHIRFRHCDERPFPCDFCDKRFKNQRDLQKHTDVHNEGSVFHCSVEGCTYSCQTFQTMNQHFKRVHEVGGMSKYKCHLCDKVFSWCYTLTLHLRKIHELKWPSGHSRFRYRKDVDGFLKLNMVRVETEEVTKEIMKNMNKKAASLRKSQRSRGERAAVTPHSGRCSPSSSSSNSSSEEVSTQSSPQQGSDSPVYCVMSTIPHIEDELDGSGQEEGDAGGTSGAVQALTMVARGLGMDVV, from the exons ATGATGACCACCAAAAGGCTGGATCAATTTGAGGTGGTGTGCGAGTGGGCGTCGTGCGGTTTCAGAGGACGTAGCATGGAGGAGCTGAGCGACCACATGTCTGCTCATTTGAGAGAGTACCTGGGGGACAAGGACACCCTGGAGGAGCTGG ATGAGTACACTTGCCTGTGGAAGGGCTGTCCGTTCGTCTCCATGGGCAGCCCGGCAGAGTTGGAGGCGCACGCGTACTTCCACAACTACCACACCAAGCTGAAGTTTGTGGGCTCACAGCTGCTCCGGTCTCGCCCAGACCTGCCCGCCTGCACCCACGCCGTGCACAGCAACAACCTGCTGCCCGAGTGCTCCGACCGTCACGTCTGCCAGTGGGAGAACTGTGAT AGCACATTTACCAATCCCGAGTGGTTCTATCGCCACGTGGACAATCACATCGAAAGCGCCGAGCCGCAGTCGCTTTCGTATCAACAGCAGGCTCTCTACTGCCGCTGGTCAG GCTGCGATGCCTACTTCAAGATCCGCTACCGCCTGAGGGAACATACGCGAAGTCACACGCAGGAAAGACTAGTGGCCTGCCCCACCTGCGGCAGCATGTTCTACAGCAACACCAAGCTCtttgaccacctccacaggcAGGCCCAGCCAGTGG AGTCACTCGTGTGTGAACACTGCGGAAAAGCTTTTTCCAGCGAGAGACTCTTGAGGGATCACGTACGACAGCATG TGAATCAGGTCAAGTGTCCTTTCTGCGATATGACGTGCACCACACTGGCCGCCCTTAAGATCCACATCAGGTTCCGGCACTGCGACGAGCGGCCGTTCCCTTGCGACTTCTGCGATAAAAG GTTCAAGAATCAGCGAGACCTCCAGAAGCACACAGACGTCCACAACGAGGGCTCGGTGTTCCACTGCTCCGTTGAAGGCTGCACGTATTCCTGTCAGACTTTCCAGACCATGAACCAACACTTCAAGAGGGTGCACGAG GTGGGGGGCATGTCCAAGTATAAATGTCACCTTTGTGACAAGGTGTTCTCCTGGTGTTATACGCTCACGCTTCACCTGCGAAAGATACATGAACTCAAGTGGCCCTCTGGACATTCACGATTCAG ATACAGGAAGGACGTGGACGGCTTCCTGAAGCTGAACATGGTGCGCGTGGAGACTGAGGAGGTGACCAAAGAAATCATGAAGAACATGAACAAGAAAGCTGCCAGCCTTCGCAAGAGTCAGCGAAGCCGTGGCGAGAGGGCCGCCGTCACGCCCCACAGCGGACGCTGCTCTccgtcctcgtcctcctctaACTCCTCCTCGGAGGAAGTGTCCACTCAGTCCAGTCCCCAGCAAGGCAGCGATTCGCCCGTCTACTGCGTGATGAGCACCATCCCGCACATCGAGGACGAGCTCGACGGGAGCGGCCAGGAGGAGGGCGACGCCGGCGGGACGTCTGGAGCCGTGCAGGCTCTCACCATGGTGGCCAGGGGGCTGGGCATGGATGTTGTGTGA